The DNA region GCGCACCTCTTCTCGAACCCGCTCATCTCCCTCTTCATGCACAACCTGGGGGCCTACAAGGTGGACCGCCTGCGGCAGGCGGCGCTCTATAAAGAGGTGCTCAAGGAGTTCGCCACCTGCTCGCTCGAGCTCGGGTGCCACAACATCTTCTTCCCCGGCGGCACGCGAAGCCGGAGCGGCGTGGTCGAACAGCACCTCAAAAAGGGGCTGCTCGGAACGGCCGTGAGGGCCTACGTCGGGAACCTGCAGGCGGGGCGACCGCAGCCCAACCTCTACGTCGTGCCCTGCACGCTCTCCTATCGCCTGGTTCTCGAGGCGGAGACGCTGATCGAGGATCACCTGAAGGAGGTCGGCCAGTCGCGCTACATCATCGACGACGACGAGTTCACGAAGCCCTCACGGTTGCTGGCGTACCTCTCGCACCTCGTGGCGCTCGGAGACCGCGCCATCATCCACTTCTGCCCGCCGCTCGACGTCTTCGGGAATCCGGTGGATCGCGAGGGGCGCAGCCTGGACGCGCACGGTCGCGTGATCGACCCGCGCCGCTTCGTCCTGCGCGACGGCCACCCCGTCTACGACGAGCAGCGCGATCGCGAGTACACGAACGAACTCGGGGACGCCGTGGCGCGCGCGTATCGGCGCTACACGGTGGTCACCGCCACGCAGGTCGTGGCCCACGCGATCTTCGCGCTCCTCGAGGAGCGCAACCCGGGGCTGGACCTCTACCGGCTGCTCCACACGGGGGGGGAAGCGCCGTCCTTCGAGCTCGCCGACGTGCTGGCGCGGCTGGAGCGGGCGCTCGCGGCGCTACGCGCCCGGACCGACGGGCCGCTGCTCGACGAGGACGTCGGCTCCCTGGGCGCGGAGGCCCTGCTCGAGGAGGCGCTGAAGCGCTACGGCGTCTACCACAGCCACCCCGCGGCGGAGCGGCGCGGGGACCGCGTGTTCCACACGGACCGCAAGCTCCTCCTTTATTACCGGAACCGGCTTCAGGGGTACGGGGCGTAGGGGGCTTGGGTGAAGGAGGCGGGGAGGGTGAGGGGGGCCGTGATCTAGCCGCCGCACTCCGCCGGGAAGGTCAGCGAGTTGGTGCCGCCCGGGGCGGGGCAGAGGTCCGCGAAGTGGTTCGGGAAGCTGCCGTTGTGGGCCACGGCGTAGAGGATGTTGACCCCTGGGCCCGCCGTGACGTAGCGGCCGTTCACATTGAAGAGGGCCGAGCAGGGGACCGACCCGCCGAAGGGGACCAGGTCCGTCCCGTTGCGGCTCATGATGTAGTCGGGCGCGTTGGTGTAGGTCGCGCCGTTGCACGAGTAGTTGAAGGTCGCGTCGCTGCTGGTCTTGTTCGTGATGGTGCAGGTCGTGGCGCCCTGCGGCACCTTCACCACCCAGGTCTGGCCGCCCCAGGTGAAGACGATCATGCCGTAGGAGCAGAGGAAGGCCTTGCTCGTCGGGGTGGTCGAGCTGCCGGTGCCGGTGCCGGTGCCGGTGCCGGTCCCGGAGCCGGTCCCGGAGCCGTTCTTGCCGTTGCCCGTTCCGGAGCCGTTGCTCCCGGTGCCGCTCCCGCTCCCCGAGGTACCCGTCCCGCCCGTGCCGGTCCCAGTGCCGCCCGTGCCCGTGCTCCCGCCTGCCGCACCCGGGGCGCCAGCGAGCGGGCCGCTGCCTTCGCACGTGATCTTCATTTCCTGCACGTTGCAGGTCCAGCTGCCGCCGCCCGGAGGCACGTCGCCGCCGTTGGTCGTGCAGGTGGTCTTCGCCCCGTCGGTCGTGCAGGTCCAGCCGGCGCCGCCCGTGGCCACGCCCTGCTTCACGCAGGACACGTCGCTTCCGGAATGCGTGCAGGTCCAGCCCTCCTGGCCGTCCGGTGTCCCGCCGATCTGGCTCACGCACTTGCGTGCGGCATTCGGCATCACCTCGCAGGTCCAGAGCTCGTCGTTCGAGGTGCAGGTGATGCCGCCCGCCCGGTCGGGGCTCCCCGTGCAGTGATAGCTCGCGCCCTGGGCGTCCGTGCCGTCCTCCGAGATGGCGCCCGCGGGGGCGCACGCGGCGAGAGCGAGAACGGTGAGCAGGCTGCTACGTTTCATCACGGTCGAGGCCTCCAGGCGGTTCATGCGGAGGTCAACTGCACCTTTCGCGCCAGCCCCGGCGGCGCATTCCGCTGCGCAACACGCTGTAATAGCTTCGCATTAATAGCTGTCAGAAACTGCGCGGGCAGGTCTTGCCGACGGTCTGCGCCACGAATGGCGTGACCGCGCCACGCCACGCCGCGAGCGGGCAGCCTTGCCTTCGCGCGGCTTTTTGTAGACGCTCCCGGCCATGAACGACGATCAGATCCTCTCCAAGACCTATGAGGCCGCTCCGATCGAGCGGGCCACCTACGAGCTCTGGCTGAAGGCGGGCGCGTTTCACGCCGTGCCCGACGGCCGACCGGCCGACCGCCGCTACGTGATCATGATGCCGCTGCCCAACGTGACGGGGGCGCTGCACATGGGGCACGCGATGGACAACGTGATGCAGGATCTGCTCATCCGCTGGCACCGGATGCGTGGGGACAACGCGCTCTGGATGCCGGGGACCGACCACGCGGGCATCGCGACCCAGGCCGTCGTCGAGAAGCGGCTCAAGGAGCTCGAGGGACTGACGCGCCACGACCTCGGGCGCGAGAAGCTCGTGGAGCGCATCTGGCAGTGGAAGGACCAGTACCAGGCGCGCATCATCGCGCAGCAGCAGCGCATGGGGTGCAGCTGCGATTGGCAGCGCCAGCGCTTCACCATGGATGCGGTCTGCGCCCGCGCCGTGCGCCACGCCTTCCTGCGCATGTTCGAGGACGGACTCATCTTTCGCGGCAAGCGGCTGGTCAACTGGGACATCTTCCTGCAGACCAGCATCTCCGACGACGAGGTCTATCACGAGAAGGTGGCGGGGCACTTCTGGCACCTACGCTACCCGATCCTCGACGCGCGCCCCGGTGAGCCCACACACGTCGTGGTGGCGACCACGCGCCCCGAGACGATGCTCGGCGACACGGCGGTGGCGGTGCATCCGGACCCGCGGGCGGCGCTGGCTGAGCAGCGGCGCGCGCTGCAGGCCGAGCTGGAGCGCGCGACCGAGCGGGACCGCGGCGCTCTCCACGCCGAGCTGGCGGAGCTCATCGAGCGCGAGCGCCTGCTCCTGCCGCACCTCGAGCAGCTTCGCGACCTCGCCCTCGCCGGCCGCAAGGTGCTCCTGCCGCTGCTCGATCGGCCGATTCCGCTCATCTGCGACGCGTGGGCCAAGCCGGAGCTCGGCTCGGGCTGCGTGAAGATCACCCCCGCCCACGACCCGAACGACTACCAGGTCTGGACGCGCCACCGCGAGCGCGTGGAGATCCTGAACGTCTTGAACCCGGACGGCACGCTGAACGCGGCGGCGGGGCCGTACGCGGGGCTCGACCGCTACGCAGCGCGCCAGAAGGTCGTCTCGGACCTGGACGCGCTCGGTCTCCTCGAGAAGGTCGAGGAGCGCGAGCTGGAGGTCGGGCACAGCGACCGGAGCAAGACGCCCATCGAGCCGTACCTCTCGGACCAGTGGTTCATCCACATGGCCGACGTGGAGGGCGGGGTGGTGATGGGACGCGGCACGCCCAAGGAGCACCGCGCGGCGGGCCTCGTGCAGGCGGCGATGGACGCCGTCAGCGACGGTCGGGTGAAGGTTCACCCCGAGCGCTACACGAAGACCTACCTCGACTGGCTCGCGGAGAAGCGCGACTGGCCCATCAGTCGGCAGCTCTGGTGGGGGCACCGCATCCCCGTCTGGTCGCGAAGCGGCGCCTACGCGACGCTCGAGCTGGACGCGCTCGCCCCCCTGTTCGGCGCGGCCGCGGCGGTGCGGCTCGACCGGCTCGAGCGCGGCACGAGCGCGCTCCTGTCGGGGGCGAAGCCGCCCGAGACCCCGGGGCCGGAGGAGCTCTGCCGCGTGGACGTGTGCCTGCTCACCGACGACCCGGCGCAGGTGGCGCTCCTCGCGCGGCTCGGCTACGAACAGGACCCGGACGTGCTGGACACCTGGTTCTCGTCGGCGCTCTGGCCCTTCTCGACGCTCGGCTGGCCCGACCCGGCCACGGCGCAGGTGGAGCCGGGGCAGGGGAGTCTCGGCGCGGCCGAGGGGCGGGACGACTGCTTGACCTACTTCTACCCCGGGTCCTGCCTCGTCACCGGGCGCGACATCATCACGCTCTGGGTGGCGCGCATGGTGGTAGCGGGCTTCTACACCCTCGGCGACGTGCCGTTCCGCGACGTGTTCATCCACGCCAACATCCTCGACGGGAAGGGCGAGCGGATGAGCAAGTCCAAGGGGAACGGCATCGACCCCGTGGACATCATCGAGCGCTATGGCACGGACGCGATGCGCTACGTGCTCTGCGACATGCAGACGGGGACCCAGGACATCCGGCTGCCGGTGATGGCCCTCTGCCCGCGCTGCGGACACGCGAACGACCTTGGCGCGACTGCGCACGGACGCAGTATCTTCACCTATCTGTGCGGAAAGCCGCCCGGGGGAAAGCCCCGCGCCGGGGCCTGCGGCGAGGAGTTCGACGTCCTCGGCAGCATGCCCGACGTGCCCTCGGCCACCCTGATCTCCGAGCGCTTCGAGATCGGGCGCGCCTTCTGCACCAAGCTCTGGAACTCGGCGCGCTTCGCCCTGATGAACCTCGCCGACGTTCCGCGCGGCGAGCTCGGCGCGCTGCCCCTCGAGCTCGAGGATCGCTGGATCCTCGACGGTCTGAACCAAGCGATCCGCGCGGTGCACCTGGCGCTCGAGGAGTACAACCCGAGCGCGGCCCTGAACGCCGCGCGCGACTTCTTCTGGTCGTCGCTCTGCGACTGGTACCTGGAGCTCGTCAAGCCGCGCCTGGCCGAGGGGAGCGGGGAGACCGGCGTCGTGGCGCGTCAGGTGCTCGCGTTCTGTCTCGACCGCGTGCTGCGGCTCCTCCATCCCTTCATTCCGTTCATCACCGAGCACCTCTGGCAGCGCTTGCTCGAGCGCGCCCCCTGGCTCGCCGACGGAGCGCCGCGGCCGGAAGGCGCGGGACCGCAGCTCATCCTGGCTCCCTGGCCCGAGCCGGTGCCGGCCTTCGACGACGCGTCGCTGCGCGCCACCTTCGCCGACCTGCAGGAGATCACGCGGTCGATTCGCGAGGTGCGAGCTGCGGCGGGAGTGACGCCGCGCCAGCCTCTGCGCGTCACCTTCGTGGCCCCGCCGGCTCGCCTCGAGGCGGTCCTCTCGCAGCGCCACGTGGTGCAGCGCCTGGCCGGGGTGGAGAGCCTCGAGCCGAGCGCCACGGGGCGTCGCGAGCCCGGCTGCGCGGGGAAGGTGCTCGGCGAGATCCAGCTCTTCGTGCACGGAGTGATCGACGACGCGGCGGAGCAGGCGCGGCTCCAGAAGGAGCTCGTGCGCCTGGAGAAGGAGATCGGCGCGTGCGAGAAGAAGCTCGGCAGCGCCGGCTTCGTGGACCGCGCGCCGCCGGAGGTGGTGCAGGAGCAGCGCGAGCGCCTCGCCGGCTACCTGGCCCAGAAAGACGCGATCGCGGAGAGTCTCGGCGAGCTCGGCTGAGGGCGCCCCAGCCCTCCGGCGCAGGGCGCGCCCCCGCCTCGGTTGTCAGCCTCGGAACCGTCTTGTATCGTGCTCGCCGAACGTTCCCGGTGGAGGTAGGACCATGAAGCGTTGCGCCGGTCGGCTCTCGCTACCCGCTCTGCTGCTCGCGTGTCTCCCGGGCTGCGAGCAGCTCCAGCAGGCCTGCGATTTCACGTGCGGCAAGGTTGCCGAGGGGGACGTGACCATCGCGGGGAACGCCCAGGTGGATGGCTTCTTCAAGGCCCTCTACAACCTGCAGCTCGCCGCGCATACGGTCCAGGCGCAGTTCGCCGCCGACGCGCTGGCGATCGGTGGGGCGTATGCCGTCAAGCCCGAGGCGGTGACGCCGGCCTTCGTCGCCAAGGTCAAGGCCGCGATCGACGCCGATTTCCAGGCGCACCTCGTCGGGGGGGCGCCGCAGACGATCTTCGACCCGCCGAGGTGCCACGCCAACGTGGAGGTCGCGGTGCGCGCCTCCGCGGAGTGCAAGGTGCAGGGCGGCTGCCAGGCGAGCGTGGAGTGCAAGGGCGGCGAGCTGCGCTTCCAGTGCGAAGGGCGCTGCGACGGGAGCTGCAGCGGAGAGTGCTCGGTCCCCGTCTGCGAGCTCCAGGTGACGAAGCCGCAGTTCGAATGCACGGGCGAGTGCGTGGGGCAGTGCGAGACGCAGGTCAGCGCGACCTGCACCGGCACCTGCTACGGCAAGTGCGCGGGCGAGTGCAGCGCCTACGACGCGACCGGCAACTGCCAGGGGCTGTGCGCAGGCAGCTGCCAGGGCACCTGCGTCGCGAGCGTCTCCGGAAGCTGCGGCGGGTACTGCCGCGGCCGCTGCCGGGTCTCGGGACCGCAGGCCAAGGTCGGCTGCCAGGGAGAGCTCCGCTGCGAGGGGAGCTGCCAGGGCCAGTGTTCCGGCAGCTGTCAGGGCAAGATCACCGCCCCGCGCTGCTCGCTCGACGCGCAGTGCGACGCCGAGGCGCGGTGCGAGGCCCAGGCCTCCGCGCAGGCCTCGGCGGAGCTGCAGTGCCGTCCCGGCCGCGTGGAGCTCCGCTATGTCTTCAAGCCGGGGGTGAGCGTGCAGGCCAAGGCGGAGTTCTTCGCGCGGCTCGCCCTCCTCGAGGCGCGACTGGCCTCCATCAGCGAGGGCTTCGCGCGCTTCGACGTCTTTCTGAAAGGAGACGCCGTGGCGGGGGTCAAGCCCGTCTTCCCCGAGCTGGCCGCCGAGGTGGGCAAGATCCTGGCGACGGTGGTGAGCGGGAAGGTGAAGCTCGCCCCCATCCGGCTCACCTGCGTGGAGCCGGCGCTGCGCGAGGCGGCCTCGATCCTGGGGGCCGTGCCGGCGCAGCTCGAGACGACCTATACTATGCAGCTGAGCATGCTCGGGATCGCAGGCTACAAGAAGACCGGGTCGTAGGCGGCGAAACGACCCGCAAGGGAGGAGTCAGTTCAAATGAGCGCGGCAACGACCGATAGCGGTCATCACGCGGGGCAGTCGCATCCGGCGAGCGGGCACGGGCACGGGTCCGCAGGGCACGGGCACGGGTCCGCAGGGCACGGGGGGGGCGAAGCGCACGGGGCGCACGAGAGCAGCGATCGCGCCTCGGTCGTCCTCGCGGTGCTCCTCGCGGGGGCCTTCCTGTTCGGCGCCTGGTACCTCAGCAACTGGGGCGTGGCGCGCCGTAACGACCGGCCCGAGCCGGCGCCGGGCCAGCCCGCGGCGACGGCGCCGGCGGAGACCAAGGTCGTCGGCCCGGCGGCGAGCGGCGACGTAGGGCGCCGGACCGAGTTCGCTGCGACCTTCGAGCAACGCCAGCGGGCGCGGGGGCACGGGCTCGAGGTGCGCGCGGCGGGGCCTGCGCACGACGCGCTCGAGATCAACTGGACGACGGAGCGCGAGCCCGAGCACGTCGAGCAGATCAAGAAGGCCAAGCCGTTCCTCAGGGAGGCGCGCGCGGTCGGCTTCACGCGCCTCGTGCTGAAGGTGGTGGGCCGCGAGGTCTTCTCCCGCCTCCTGTAGCGAGCGCCCCCTTGCGGCGGTCGCCGCGTCTTCAGACCAGGTAGCGCAAAAAGAGGGTGGCGAGGCCCAGGAAGGCCAAGAACCCGAACATGTCGGTGCACATGGTGAGCAGGATGCTGCCCCCGAGGGCGGGGTCCATGCCGAGGCGCCGCAGCGTGAGCGGGATGGCCGTGCCCACGAGGGCGGCCACGAAGAGGTTCGCCACCATGGCGAGCAGGATCACCACCCCGAGCATCAGGCTCCCCTTCCAGACGAAGGCGATGAGTCCGACGGCGGTGCCGACGATGACGCCGATCGAGAGCCCCACGATCATCTCCTTGACGATCGCCCGGAAGGCCGAAGCGAACTCGAGCTCGCCGAGCACGATGCCCCGGATGATCACCGTCAGGGTCTGATTGCCCGTGTTGCCGCCGATGCCGGCGACGACCGGCATGAAGGTGGCGAGCGCCACCAGCTTGCCGATCGTCCCCTCGAAGAGGCCGACGACCATCGCCGCCCCGAGGGCCGTGAGCAGGTTCAACGCGTTCCAGGGCAGGCGCTTGAAGAGCGAGCGGTGGGGTGGCGAGAAGACGCGGTCCCCCTCGCTCAGGCCGGCCATGTTGTACATGTCCTCGGTCGCCTCCTGCTCGAGGACGTCGATCACGTCGTCGATGGTGACGAGCCCGATGAGCTTCTCGTCCTCGACGACGGGGAGGGCGAGCAGGTTGCGCCGCGAGACGATGCGCGCCACCTCCTCCTGGTCGGCGCCGGGGCCGACAGCGACCACGTCGGTGGTCATGAGCGTCTGGAGCGGCGTGTCGTCGGCGTGCTTGACGAGCTGGCTCAGCGAGGTGACGCCCACGAGGCGCCCGTTCTCTTCCACCACGTAGAGGTAGAAGAGCGGGACGTCCTCCCCCGCCTCCCGGATGCGGCGGATAGCCTCGCCCACCGTCGCGGCCGGGGCCACCGCCACGAAGCGGGGGATCATGCGACCGCCGGCGCTCTCGGGGGAAAAGCGCAGGAGCCGCGTGATCGTCTCCCGCCTCTCGGCCCCGAGCTGGGCCAGGGCGCGATACCTGAGGTCCTCTCCGAGACGGTGGGCCAGGCGCGTCGCGTCGTCCGCCTTGAGGCGGTCGAGGACGTGGGCCACGAGCTTGACGTCGAAGTTCTGGATCACCTCGGGGAGGAGTTCGTCGGGGATAGCGAACAGGGTGGGGGCGAGGCGCCCGACGGCGAGCAGGTGGTCGACGACGACCCTTAGCTCCGCGGGGGGGAGCTCGGCAAGCGCCTGCGCGAGCTCCGCGGGCCCGAGCTTGTCGAGCAGCCGATGCGCCACCTTGGGCGAGCCGGCCCGGACCGCCTTGCGCAGGAGGGTCGCGTCCACTCGGCGGGCCATGAGGTGTCGTCCGTCGGAGGTTCCACGGCGTCAGTGTACCTAAGGGGCGCGCGACCTGCCAAGGAAGCGCTGCGACGCGATGGGGATCAGATCGCCGAGGAGTGCGGGGAGTGGTGCGCGTGGTGCGAGTGGTGCGTCGGGTGCGGCAGCTCGACGGCCGGCGCCGCGAGGCGTCGGTGCCAGAGCAGGGCGTGCAGGTACTCGCCCCCGGGGGCTCGAAGGTGCGCGGCCAGTCGCCCCATGACCTTGAAGCCCAGCCCCGAGTAGAGCTCGTTCGACCAGCGGTCGCCCGCGGCGGTGAGCCCGAAGGCGTTGTTCACCTCGCGCTCCTTCAGGGCGCCCATCAGCGAGTTGCCCGCGTAGGCGCTCAGGATGAGTGTCGAATCGGCGGCCGGCGGCGGCGCGAAGCCAATCGTGGCCGTGCCGAACGACTCGTCGATCTCGACGCAGACCCAGCTCTCGCCGGTTCGCGCCTTGACGTGCAGGACGAGCTCGGGCGCCTTGTCCCGGCCGAAGGGGACCCCCCGCAGGGCGCCGTTCAGCCGCTGCACGACCGTCGCGCGGGCTCCCTCGTCGGCGATCTCCTCCATGCGGAGGCCGTCCGGCTTGCCGATCTTGCGCCCCTGGAACCGCAGGTCCTCCCCGGCGGACTTGAGCGCGGTCATGGCGAGGGGCAGGCTCTCCTCGTCGTAGATGCGGCTCATGATGTAGGCATCCGCCGTGCGGAAGAAGCCAGGGTAGACCCCTTCCCGGATGAAGCCCATCGTGCGCCAGCCGTTGCTGTCCTGCTTCTCCACGAGGGTGAAGATCTTGCGCAGCCCCTCCTGACGGGCCACCTGATCCAGGAGGTCCCGCTTGGCTTCGTAGTTGCCCACGCGGAAGTCCATGAACCGCAGGTGCCCATGGCTCCGGTTGATGACGAGCCGCATGTCCAGCTCTCCTCGCCGGATCACGCGCTCTTCGATCGGGTTCGTCGGTGCATTCGGTGCGCGAAAATGAATCTTCCCCACCTTGACCTCTCCGGCGCTGGCTGTTTCCTACACTTATTCAGCAATTTAAGAACGTGGCCCAAATAACATGAGCCAGAGGGGATGTCAACGTGGGGCCCCCGGGCTGCAAGGGGTCAACTTCACGCGAGAAACCAGCGCAGTAGGGGCCGGCTGCCTCGGCGCGCGCCATTTTGGGGCACCGAAATCTGGAGGGATCTGCCCGGGTCCGACAAGATGAGACGCGTGAGCCAAGCCCTGCCGACCCGGTCTGCGAGCCAAAGGACGGGCCAGGGAACCGCCCGCCTCGGTTGCGCTGCCCTCGTCGGGATCGCGGCGGGATGGGCCTGCGCCCCTGCCCGGTCGCCCGTTCCGGAGAGCCGAGC from Deltaproteobacteria bacterium includes:
- a CDS encoding 1-acyl-sn-glycerol-3-phosphate acyltransferase — its product is MGPQENDRIRELVVSRLRARYRERGEQGEDLRPPLEDALYHERRRLRQFRRKGRSIRAEQAFLGDLGHRLKDVAPQERVGLVGELVQHYANQVTGHFSEPVYRVATGFVPRAVAVLAHATHPAALLEGNALREGLAGQLRVQGQLEHFHALRERGTLVVVPTHLSNLDPLLMGYLFSQMGLPPLLYGASAHLFSNPLISLFMHNLGAYKVDRLRQAALYKEVLKEFATCSLELGCHNIFFPGGTRSRSGVVEQHLKKGLLGTAVRAYVGNLQAGRPQPNLYVVPCTLSYRLVLEAETLIEDHLKEVGQSRYIIDDDEFTKPSRLLAYLSHLVALGDRAIIHFCPPLDVFGNPVDREGRSLDAHGRVIDPRRFVLRDGHPVYDEQRDREYTNELGDAVARAYRRYTVVTATQVVAHAIFALLEERNPGLDLYRLLHTGGEAPSFELADVLARLERALAALRARTDGPLLDEDVGSLGAEALLEEALKRYGVYHSHPAAERRGDRVFHTDRKLLLYYRNRLQGYGA
- the mgtE gene encoding magnesium transporter, with protein sequence MARRVDATLLRKAVRAGSPKVAHRLLDKLGPAELAQALAELPPAELRVVVDHLLAVGRLAPTLFAIPDELLPEVIQNFDVKLVAHVLDRLKADDATRLAHRLGEDLRYRALAQLGAERRETITRLLRFSPESAGGRMIPRFVAVAPAATVGEAIRRIREAGEDVPLFYLYVVEENGRLVGVTSLSQLVKHADDTPLQTLMTTDVVAVGPGADQEEVARIVSRRNLLALPVVEDEKLIGLVTIDDVIDVLEQEATEDMYNMAGLSEGDRVFSPPHRSLFKRLPWNALNLLTALGAAMVVGLFEGTIGKLVALATFMPVVAGIGGNTGNQTLTVIIRGIVLGELEFASAFRAIVKEMIVGLSIGVIVGTAVGLIAFVWKGSLMLGVVILLAMVANLFVAALVGTAIPLTLRRLGMDPALGGSILLTMCTDMFGFLAFLGLATLFLRYLV